A single region of the Leptotrichia massiliensis genome encodes:
- a CDS encoding autotransporter domain-containing protein, whose amino-acid sequence MKKFVFILVSLFALVSCGGGGGSGGGSSTNNPTPSTTPSYNNNSGTNNNSSSGNSNTGNSGSTSNNSSSVVAGYKTYNGEVIDAENSYTYNKPYVRNLTNIDGGEDYKFGYDGNIEWHGNFFYNRHNPQKNSETYYTGYGVKVGVIDSGFNGNYYNDLYNEVKNITRIYSQRDPQDEDHAYMVTSLIAGKEGIARDANMYVIDGTHPYSSGSVKDTVDLYEALYSRGVRIFNQSFGYTIETYSNKSYNFYKDQLNDGVEDFYKKAVHNGALFVFSAGNKEYRTSGVLATLPYWVPELEEGWINVNGLTSKSSSKKGDLSWDNLKPLAGAGAAKNWTVTTIADYFIEVDGDRRVHTGTSFAAPRVTATAALIKEKYPFMTGDLLRQTILSTATDIGDEGVDDVYGWGLLNIDKALKGPALFDKRLALGDDVYITLDGSNKTYQFDNDISGDAGLVLRGSGTLILNGTSTYTGETNVGNNVYLKMKKVISPSKLSIGKSAIVEVSDSNINNIQNDGTFINNGNSAANTVIMSTDSQMYSDINANLKVENAEVNGTVTITNNNGEYLTKNGKNIDIITGNVKGNAQIKSDNGLMTINKTETGNLSANASRTDTVEYAKTLNADTEQLNTATQIETALENVDANYEAGKTEAGKLGAKLQSLNSNTLDSMSGQIYASAQALTFEQSETVNKNLSNRMTMLSKSLENDNTFGVWTAGIYSKGKIEKNGFAKGKTNVKGGQVGFDMKINQNTILGVAADYSKGKVKFNRYNGISKADMTGFSIYGRQNLGNGYLSGRAGIGFVDSKVERDIILNNNYIEHSKVNHRDKIFAGYFETGYDIKNKAGNFAVTPYVALGVDRVTRGKFSEENTNFGMTANKKTYNMPYTTAGIKAVKTVGNTDITGYLGYTHGLNKKDLTFDASYNFAPDAKFEVKGINYSRNKLTAGIGINTKVTENMSWYANYDYKHSTDNSKGNNSIVTTGIRIEF is encoded by the coding sequence ATGAAAAAATTTGTATTTATTTTAGTTTCCTTGTTTGCACTTGTATCTTGCGGTGGTGGAGGTGGATCAGGTGGTGGAAGTTCTACGAATAATCCAACTCCTTCAACAACGCCATCCTATAATAACAACAGTGGTACTAACAATAATAGCAGCAGCGGAAATAGTAATACTGGAAATAGTGGTTCAACTAGTAACAATAGTTCTTCGGTTGTCGCTGGCTACAAAACTTATAATGGAGAAGTTATAGATGCTGAAAATTCCTACACTTATAACAAGCCTTATGTGAGAAATTTGACAAATATAGATGGAGGAGAAGACTATAAGTTTGGATATGACGGAAATATTGAATGGCATGGAAATTTTTTCTATAATAGACACAATCCACAGAAAAATTCAGAAACTTATTATACTGGATACGGAGTAAAAGTTGGGGTTATTGATAGTGGTTTTAATGGGAACTACTACAATGATTTGTACAACGAAGTCAAAAATATAACACGGATTTACAGCCAAAGAGACCCACAAGATGAAGATCATGCTTATATGGTAACAAGTCTTATCGCTGGAAAAGAAGGTATTGCACGAGACGCCAATATGTATGTAATTGACGGAACACATCCTTATTCAAGCGGATCAGTTAAAGATACTGTTGATTTATACGAAGCTCTTTATTCAAGAGGAGTAAGAATATTTAATCAATCTTTTGGATATACAATTGAAACTTATTCTAATAAATCCTACAATTTTTACAAAGATCAGCTTAATGATGGTGTAGAGGATTTTTATAAAAAGGCAGTACATAACGGAGCATTATTTGTATTTTCTGCTGGAAATAAAGAATATAGAACTTCTGGAGTTCTTGCAACACTTCCATACTGGGTTCCTGAACTAGAGGAAGGCTGGATTAATGTAAATGGTCTTACTTCTAAAAGCAGTAGTAAAAAAGGTGATTTAAGTTGGGATAATTTAAAACCTTTAGCAGGAGCAGGAGCAGCAAAAAACTGGACTGTAACCACAATTGCAGATTATTTTATAGAAGTGGATGGAGATAGAAGAGTTCATACTGGAACATCTTTTGCAGCACCACGTGTAACTGCAACAGCAGCCTTAATAAAAGAAAAGTATCCATTTATGACAGGAGATTTATTAAGACAAACGATTCTTTCAACTGCGACTGATATTGGAGATGAAGGAGTAGACGATGTTTATGGATGGGGACTTTTGAATATTGATAAAGCTTTGAAAGGACCTGCATTATTTGACAAGAGGCTTGCACTTGGTGATGATGTTTACATTACTCTTGACGGAAGTAATAAGACTTATCAATTTGACAATGATATTTCGGGAGATGCAGGACTTGTTCTTCGTGGCTCAGGAACACTCATATTAAATGGAACTTCAACTTATACAGGTGAAACTAACGTAGGAAATAACGTTTATCTAAAAATGAAAAAAGTAATTTCTCCAAGTAAACTTTCTATTGGAAAATCTGCTATAGTGGAAGTATCTGATTCAAATATAAATAATATCCAAAATGATGGTACTTTCATAAATAATGGAAATTCTGCAGCAAACACAGTTATAATGTCAACTGACTCTCAAATGTATTCTGATATTAATGCTAACTTAAAGGTTGAAAATGCCGAAGTAAACGGTACAGTAACAATTACAAATAATAACGGAGAATATTTGACAAAAAATGGTAAAAATATTGATATAATTACTGGAAATGTTAAAGGAAATGCACAAATTAAGAGTGATAACGGACTAATGACTATCAATAAAACCGAAACTGGAAATTTATCAGCAAATGCTTCCAGAACAGATACAGTCGAATATGCCAAAACCTTAAATGCTGATACAGAACAACTAAATACCGCAACACAAATTGAAACAGCATTGGAAAATGTAGATGCAAATTATGAAGCTGGAAAAACTGAAGCTGGAAAACTTGGAGCAAAATTGCAATCTTTAAATTCCAACACTCTTGACAGTATGTCTGGGCAAATTTATGCTTCTGCACAGGCTTTGACTTTTGAACAAAGTGAAACGGTGAATAAAAATTTATCAAATAGAATGACAATGTTAAGTAAAAGTTTGGAAAATGACAATACTTTTGGAGTATGGACTGCTGGAATTTATTCAAAAGGAAAAATTGAAAAAAATGGTTTTGCAAAAGGTAAGACAAATGTAAAAGGTGGACAAGTTGGATTTGATATGAAAATAAATCAAAATACAATTTTAGGTGTGGCTGCCGATTACAGTAAAGGAAAAGTCAAATTTAATAGATATAACGGAATTTCCAAAGCTGATATGACAGGATTTTCTATTTATGGTAGACAAAATCTTGGAAATGGTTATTTATCAGGACGTGCAGGTATAGGATTTGTTGACAGTAAAGTTGAGCGTGATATCATCCTAAATAATAACTATATTGAACATTCAAAAGTGAATCACAGAGACAAAATATTTGCAGGTTATTTTGAAACAGGATATGACATAAAAAATAAAGCAGGTAATTTCGCAGTTACTCCATACGTTGCATTAGGTGTAGACCGTGTAACACGTGGTAAATTTTCTGAAGAAAATACAAACTTTGGAATGACTGCTAATAAAAAAACTTATAACATGCCATACACAACAGCAGGAATAAAAGCAGTTAAAACTGTTGGAAATACAGATATAACAGGGTATTTAGGATATACTCATGGATTAAATAAAAAAGACTTGACTTTTGATGCTTCATACAATTTTGCGCCAGATGCCAAATTTGAAGTAAAAGGTATAAATTATTCAAGAAATAAATTAACAGCAGGAATTGGAATAAACACAAAAGTTACTGAAAATATGAGCTGGTATGCAAATTATGACTACAAACATTCAACTGATAATTCAAAAGGTAACAACAGCATAGTTACAACTGGAATCAGAATTGAATTTTAA
- a CDS encoding alpha amylase N-terminal ig-like domain-containing protein translates to MGYKIIIYKDNKFYKEENLKQNWENFIYKWGNIESGSYFFEIKNEETDVISGVTYNHTAPFAKRFEAVVDEDLPPKSITGFQKGIDIYIEYYPSKKTISFTKMKFYRMNLDIADFGLEKADKVEIAGNFNNWKPDTEPIHHFEGTNYEVILASPEGVYEYKYLIDGKWYPENENKKLIVGENGALFPQGDLGTGKFVYEAIDKNTNLKAIVHNYDSLQYFNKLSDNEYEFKIRTQMNDVERAYISVVLHEEDNYEMIYELERYQDKTNGFDYFERIINFGKEAKKLLYYFILEDNGSRAYFNGKTLSYSKPKRLIVNTTSKDIQLFDVPNWAKEAIWYNIFPDRFYNGNHYNDPIFNEFGPEAFKPNRLHEQNFIEDYKWEKSNNVISQFDRNRWTADFREQVIWEKLGEREIDYSLKYARMYGGDLQGIKEKIPYMKELGINAVWLNPVFFSYQNHKYGANDFRHISPDFGTIKTSGKTHGVEINKKNKYGNKSYVDILGNKASTSSELKLLEVNLNGKNRGKNGYGETEDPSTWIWTESDLIMVDLIKEFHKNGIRVIFDGVFNHSSSEHWTFNMVLADGENSKYKDWYKFTDFGQHVPITDEMSEEQAYETLIANRKRTIYNAWGGFDTLPEFNSFNQEYKEYIFNITRKWMYGPDGKESENWMEDDGIDGWRLDVPNCLENQNFWNEWREVVKGSKKDSYITAELWGNAAGDINGGNKFDTVMNYEWLKTVIGFFINQSPEGGVRYKLKAQDFFNELREKRTWYPYQALQASQNLNGSHDTDRLYSRIVNDVLGRNLEEGKQLEKGYNGIRPDLASNYHPNTTIDWRNSPIKPKDILKLISVFQMTYIGAPMLFYGDEVGMWGATDPYCRKPMLWKEYLYDDEKNPSHINQNEVYQQKVDSDLFEWYKKLIRIRLENKTLVYGKFREIMADNEKDLIVYERVIEDNSIIVVINNSFNDWENLEFETHYQDERFIDLVTEGRTFRTSSNGKIKLNIKAKEGMILRKVRIDGDYE, encoded by the coding sequence ATGGGTTATAAAATTATAATTTATAAGGATAATAAATTTTATAAAGAAGAGAACTTGAAACAAAATTGGGAAAATTTTATATATAAATGGGGAAATATCGAATCAGGAAGCTATTTTTTTGAAATAAAAAATGAGGAAACAGATGTTATAAGTGGCGTAACTTATAATCACACAGCTCCATTTGCAAAAAGATTTGAGGCTGTGGTGGATGAAGACTTGCCACCAAAGTCAATAACAGGATTTCAAAAAGGAATAGATATTTATATAGAGTATTATCCTTCTAAAAAGACGATTTCATTCACAAAAATGAAATTTTACAGAATGAACTTGGATATTGCTGATTTTGGATTGGAAAAGGCTGATAAAGTTGAAATTGCAGGGAACTTTAATAACTGGAAGCCTGATACTGAGCCTATTCATCACTTTGAAGGAACAAATTATGAAGTAATATTGGCTTCACCTGAGGGAGTTTATGAATATAAATACCTGATTGACGGTAAATGGTATCCTGAGAATGAAAATAAAAAATTAATAGTTGGAGAAAATGGAGCATTGTTTCCACAAGGAGATTTAGGAACTGGAAAATTTGTATATGAAGCCATTGACAAAAATACAAATTTGAAGGCTATCGTACATAATTATGACAGCTTGCAATATTTTAACAAACTTTCAGATAATGAATACGAATTTAAAATAAGAACTCAGATGAATGATGTAGAACGTGCCTATATTAGTGTTGTTTTACATGAAGAAGATAATTATGAAATGATTTATGAGCTGGAAAGGTATCAGGATAAGACAAACGGATTTGATTATTTTGAAAGAATAATAAATTTTGGTAAAGAAGCAAAAAAACTTTTGTATTATTTTATTCTTGAAGATAACGGCTCAAGAGCCTATTTTAATGGAAAAACATTGAGTTACAGCAAGCCAAAAAGATTAATTGTAAACACAACTTCTAAGGATATACAGCTATTTGATGTACCAAACTGGGCAAAAGAGGCAATCTGGTATAATATTTTTCCAGACAGATTTTATAATGGAAACCACTATAACGATCCTATTTTTAATGAATTTGGACCTGAAGCTTTTAAGCCTAACAGACTTCATGAGCAGAACTTTATCGAAGATTATAAATGGGAAAAAAGCAATAATGTGATAAGTCAGTTTGATAGAAATCGTTGGACTGCTGATTTTAGGGAACAGGTAATTTGGGAAAAACTGGGAGAGCGTGAAATTGACTACAGCTTAAAATATGCCAGAATGTATGGTGGAGATTTACAAGGAATAAAAGAAAAAATACCGTACATGAAGGAATTGGGAATTAATGCAGTGTGGCTAAATCCAGTATTTTTCTCATACCAAAATCATAAATATGGGGCAAATGACTTTAGACATATTTCACCAGACTTTGGGACAATAAAGACAAGTGGAAAAACTCATGGCGTGGAAATTAATAAAAAAAATAAATATGGAAATAAGTCGTATGTGGATATACTTGGCAACAAAGCTTCAACAAGCAGTGAGCTAAAACTTCTAGAAGTAAATCTGAATGGTAAAAACCGTGGGAAAAATGGCTATGGGGAAACAGAAGATCCATCAACATGGATCTGGACAGAATCAGACTTGATAATGGTTGATTTGATAAAGGAATTTCATAAAAATGGTATTCGTGTAATATTTGACGGGGTTTTCAATCATAGTAGCAGTGAGCATTGGACATTCAATATGGTGCTTGCGGATGGAGAAAATTCTAAATATAAGGACTGGTATAAATTTACGGATTTTGGACAGCACGTTCCAATAACTGATGAAATGAGTGAGGAACAGGCATACGAAACTCTTATTGCAAATAGAAAAAGAACTATCTACAATGCTTGGGGAGGATTTGATACATTACCTGAATTTAACTCGTTTAATCAAGAATATAAGGAATATATTTTTAATATTACAAGAAAATGGATGTATGGGCCTGATGGAAAAGAAAGTGAAAACTGGATGGAAGATGATGGAATTGATGGATGGCGTCTTGATGTTCCAAACTGTCTTGAAAATCAGAATTTTTGGAATGAATGGCGTGAAGTTGTAAAAGGCAGCAAGAAGGATTCCTACATAACTGCTGAACTTTGGGGAAATGCAGCAGGCGATATTAACGGTGGAAATAAATTTGACACTGTAATGAACTACGAATGGTTAAAAACAGTTATTGGATTTTTTATTAATCAAAGTCCTGAAGGTGGCGTAAGATACAAATTAAAGGCACAGGACTTTTTCAATGAGCTTCGGGAAAAAAGAACTTGGTATCCATATCAGGCATTGCAAGCGAGCCAGAACTTAAACGGTTCGCATGATACCGACAGACTTTATTCTAGAATTGTAAATGATGTGCTTGGAAGAAATCTGGAGGAAGGAAAACAGCTGGAAAAAGGTTATAACGGAATTCGCCCGGATTTAGCTTCAAATTATCATCCAAACACAACAATAGACTGGCGAAACAGCCCAATTAAACCAAAAGACATATTAAAATTAATCTCAGTATTCCAAATGACATACATTGGAGCACCAATGCTATTTTATGGTGATGAAGTAGGAATGTGGGGAGCAACTGATCCATATTGCCGAAAACCGATGTTATGGAAAGAATATTTGTACGATGATGAAAAAAATCCATCACACATTAACCAAAATGAAGTTTACCAGCAAAAAGTTGACAGTGATTTATTTGAATGGTATAAAAAGTTAATCAGAATAAGACTAGAAAATAAAACGCTTGTCTATGGTAAATTTAGAGAAATTATGGCAGATAATGAAAAAGATTTAATTGTTTATGAAAGAGTGATTGAAGATAATTCCATAATAGTTGTTATAAATAATTCTTTTAATGATTGGGAAAATTTGGAATTTGAAACGCATTATCAAGATGAAAGGTTTATAGATCTGGTAACAGAAGGAAGAACATTCAGAACAAGTTCTAACGGGAAAATTAAACTAAATATAAAAGCTAAAGAAGGAATGATTTTGCGAAAAGTTAGAATAGATGGAGATTATGAATAA